A single region of the Lotus japonicus ecotype B-129 chromosome 4, LjGifu_v1.2 genome encodes:
- the LOC130715723 gene encoding high mobility group B protein 6-like, producing MADTVAVAEVPPKRSRGGRKALKEKTPSTNEANIIAGKVSESSASPISKNQQSKQQSFEKDLLEMQEKMQQMRLEKEKTEELLKARDELLKQKEEELENRGREQEKLQVELKKLQKLKEFKPTMNLPMLKEKEQDKKEKKKKNGGSETKRPSPPYILWMKDQWSEIKKSNPEAEFKEISNMLGAKWKTVSAEEKKPYEERYHAEKEAYLLVTAKEKREIEAMKLLEEEHKQKTAMELLEQYMQFKQETEKEGKKNKKEKDPLKPKHPMSAYFLFTNERRAALLAENMKVLEVPKVTAEEWKNMTEEQKRPYEEMAKKNKENYALEMEAYKQKKDEEAANLMKEEEEHMKLQKQEALQLLKKKEKTEIIIKKTKQKKKQNKEDKISDPNRPKRPPSSFLIFRNEARKSLQEERPGVSNPTLNALVSLKWKELSEEEKQLWNGKASEAMEAYKKELEEYNKSLASTEATN from the exons ATGGCTGACACAGTTGCAGTTGCTGAAGTACCACCAAAGAGGTCCAGGGGTGGCAGAAAGGCGCTGAAGGAGAAAACCCCGTCAACGAACGAGGCAAACATCATAGCTGGGAAGGTTTCTGAATCCTCTGCCTCTCCAATTTCGAAGAATCAGCAGTCGAAGCAGCAATCATTCGAGAAGGACTTGCTTGAGATGCAGGAGAAGATGCAGCAGATGCGTCTCGAGAAGGAGAAGACTGAGGAGCTCTTGAAGGCCAGGGATGAGCTATTGAAACAGAAGGAGGAAGAGCTTGAAAATCGTGGCCGCGAGCAGGAGAAGCTTCAGGTTGAGCTGAAGAAATTGCAGAAGCTGAAGGAGTTCAAACCTACCATG AATTTGCCTATGCTGAAAGAGAAGGAGCAGgataagaaggagaagaagaagaagaatggggGCTCTGAGACAAAAAGGCCTTCTCCACCTTACATTTTATGGATGAAAGACCAATGGAGTGAG ATTAAGAAATCGAACCCCGAGGCCGAATTTAAGGAAATTTCAAACATGCTTGGGGCTAAATGGAAGACAGTTAGTGCAGAAGAGAAGAAGCCTTATGAGGAGAGATACCATGCAGAAAAAGAGGCTTACCTGCTGGTGACTGCAAAGGAAAAACGTGAGATTGAGGCAATGAAGCTCTTGGAAGAGGAGCACAAGCAGAAGACTGCTATGGAATTGCTTGAACAGTATATGCAGTTTAAACAAGAGACAGAGAAAGAGGGCAAGAAGAACAA GAAAGAGAAGGATCCATTGAAACCAAAGCACCCTATGTCAGCTTATTTCTTGTTCACTAATGAAAGAAGGGCAGCTCTTCTTGCTGAGAACATGAAGGTCTTGGAG GTTCCCAAGGTCACAGCTGAAGAGTGGAAAAACATGACAGAAGAACAAAAGAGGCCTTATGAAGAG ATGGCAAAGAAGAACAAGGAGAATTATGCTCTGGAAATGGAGGCTTATAAGCAGAAAAAGGATGAGGAGGCTGCTAATCTCATgaaggaagaggaggagcaTATGAAACTTCAGAAACAGGAAGCCTTGCAActgctgaagaagaaggagaaaacTGAAATCATTATCAAG aaaacaaaacagaagaagaaacagaacAAGGAGGATAAGATTTCTGATCCAAACAGGCCTAAGAGACCTCCATCCTCATTCCTCATATTCAGAAATGAAGCAAGGAAAAGCTTACAGGAGGAACGACCAGGAGTCAGTAACCCCACCCTCAACGCACTTGTTTCCTTGAAGTGGAAG GAACTGAGTGAGGAAGAAAAACAATTGTGGAATGGCAAAGCATCTGAAGCAATGGAAGCATACAAGAAGGAATTGGAGGAATACAACAAATCCCTTGCAAGCACTGAAGCAACAAACTGA
- the LOC130711257 gene encoding LOW QUALITY PROTEIN: probable GABA transporter 2 (The sequence of the model RefSeq protein was modified relative to this genomic sequence to represent the inferred CDS: deleted 2 bases in 1 codon), with product MARPPKDSLPEEDAGAAFVLQSKGQWWHAGFHLTTAIVGPTILTLPYAFRGLGWVLGFVCLTVMGAVTFYAYFLMSKVLEHCEKSGRRHIRFRELAADVLGSGWMYYFVIFIQTAINTGVGIGAILLAGECLQIMYSNISPHGSLKLYEFIAMVTVVMIFLSQLPSFHSLRHINLCSLFLALGYTMLVVGACIHAGKSENAPPRDYSLEPKKSARALSAFTSISILAAIFGNGILPEIQATLAPPATGKMVKGLAMCYAVIFVTFYSASVSGYWAFGNKASSNILNSLLPDNEPALVPTWVLGLAVIFVLLQLLAIGLVYSQVAYEIMEKKSADVKQGMFSKRNLIPRLVLRSIYMIFCGFMAAMLPFFGDINGVIGAIGFIPLDFILPMLLYNMTHKPPKSSLTYWVNMSIMVVFTGAGIVGAFSSIRQLVLDANQFKLFSSDVKD from the exons ATGGCGCGTCCACCAAAGGAC TCCTTGCCGGAGGAGGACGCCGGAGCAGCCTTCGTCCTCCAATCCAAAG gTCAATGGTGGCACGCAGGTTTTCATTTAACCACGGCGATTGTTGGCCCAACGATACTCACGCTGCCGTACGCTTTCAGAGGATTGGGGTGGGTGCTTGGGTTCGTTTGCCTCACCGTGATGGGCGCTGTCACATTCTACGCTTACTTCCTCATGTCCAAGGTGCTCGAACACTGTGAGAAATCCGGTCGCCGCCACATCCGTTTCCGGGAGCTTGCCGCCGACGTCTTAG GTTCGGGATGGATGTACTATTTTGTAATCTTCATCCAAACGGCAATCAACACTGGAGTTGGCATAGGGGCAATCTTGCTCGCTGGGGAATGCCTTCAG ATCATGTACTCCAACATTTCACCTCATggatccctgaaattgtacgAGTTTATAGCAATGGTGACAGTGGTAATGATATTTTTATCCCAACTTCCCTCTTTCCATTCCCTGCGACACATCAACTTGTGTTCACTCTTCCTTGCATTGGGCTACACCATGCTTGTGGTCGGTGCGTGTATTCATGCAG GAAAATCAGAAAATGCCCCTCCAAGGGACTATTCCTTAGAACCTAAGAAGTCTGCAAGGGCCTTAAGCGCCTTCACCTCTATCTCCATACTCGCAGCAATATTTGGGAATGGCATATTACCCGAGATACAA GCAACTCTAGCACCCCCTGCCACAGGGAAGATGGTAAAAGGCCTTGCTATGTGTTATGCTGTGATTTTTGTGACTTTCTACTCTGCTTCAGTTTCTGGATATTGGGCATTTGGAAACAAGGCCAGCTCAAACATTTTAAATAGTCTGCTGCCAGATAATGAACCTGCCTTGGTTCCAACTTGGGTCCTTGGACTTGCTGTCATCTTTGTTCTTCTTCAGCTCTTAGCAATTGGCCTG GTTTATTCTCAAGTTGCTTATGAGATAATGGAGAAGAAATCAGCAGATGTTAAGCAGGGGATGTTTTCCAAAAGAAATCTTATTCCTCGCCTTGTTCTTCGATCAATTTACATGATATTCTGTGGGTTCATGGCAGCCATGTTACCATTTTTTGGCGACATCAACGGTGTGATTGGTGCTATTGGTTTCATCCCTCTGGATTTCATCCTGCCTATGCTTCTGTACAACATGACTCACAAGCCACCAAAATCATCCTTAACTTATTGGGTCAACATGTCCATTATGGTGGTGTTCACGGGTGCAGGAATCGTGGGTGCATTCTCTTCCATAAGGCAATTGGTTCTTGATGCCAACCAATTTAAGCTATTTAGCAGTGATGTTAAGGATTAA